One segment of Oscillospiraceae bacterium MB08-C2-2 DNA contains the following:
- the dhaL gene encoding dihydroxyacetone kinase subunit DhaL — translation MNRLTTDQLRRMLLYSARVIVENEPYLTKIDTIIGDGDHGIGMKRGFTALEEMLSTTAFENPAQLFRATGIELVKTMGGASGVIFGTLFIGGLEHLTDSNGVTAAQLAAFFDAGQQAIQKRGKAKPGQKTMLDALAPAVEAMEKSAAESDDIKALLEAASLAAQAGAAHSSTLRSRTGRSKNFHEATIGHPDPGAISTSLIFKAFSDFLYGEETDESPSTNIPLHRLEI, via the coding sequence ATGAACCGGCTGACAACCGATCAGCTCCGCCGTATGCTGCTTTACAGCGCACGGGTGATTGTGGAAAACGAGCCCTATCTCACCAAAATTGATACAATTATCGGCGATGGGGATCATGGCATTGGTATGAAACGGGGCTTTACCGCACTGGAGGAGATGCTTTCCACCACTGCCTTTGAAAACCCGGCACAGCTTTTCCGTGCCACCGGAATAGAGCTGGTCAAAACCATGGGAGGCGCTTCCGGTGTTATTTTTGGCACGCTGTTTATTGGCGGCCTGGAGCATCTGACCGATTCGAATGGAGTAACCGCAGCCCAGCTTGCCGCTTTTTTCGATGCAGGGCAGCAGGCTATTCAAAAGAGAGGCAAGGCAAAGCCGGGGCAGAAAACCATGCTGGATGCGCTGGCCCCCGCTGTGGAAGCTATGGAAAAATCGGCGGCAGAAAGCGATGATATCAAGGCCTTGCTGGAAGCCGCCTCCCTTGCGGCACAGGCGGGCGCCGCCCACAGCAGTACGCTGCGTTCCCGGACCGGACGCTCTAAAAACTTTCACGAGGCAACCATCGGTCACCCCGACCCGGGAGCTATATCCACTTCACTGATTTTTAAAGCATTTTCTGATTTCCTGTATGGAGAAGAGACAGATGAATCTCCCTCCACCAATATCCCCCTCCATCGTCTTGAAATATAA
- a CDS encoding substrate-binding domain-containing protein: MKRKSISIVLAAVLVLMALAGCGSSTPATSQAAPASSTAPSAASSAAPESAADKKITVGFIVGSREHVFYNLIEAAIVEESKKLGIEAIVYDGELDANVQSNHIDNLVAMKVDAIALATVDAAGVGPAIDAASASGIPCFTFDSGYDSDSIICHAGTDNVEGGRLGAQEALRLAPKGSSVAMIGNPASASVLDRQKGFEEVIKAQTDVEYPFFGNYEGDANVAMSLTQDWLVSKPDLAVIFCAGDPAATGALSAIKAAGAKTLVVGFDGNPEAIAAIKDKEGDGQWWVSEISQNPALIGTTITQQVHKYLTSGSVDAKLIPIDPYIITAEYIEKNGL; encoded by the coding sequence TTGAAAAGAAAATCAATCAGCATTGTTCTGGCCGCGGTTCTCGTGCTTATGGCTTTGGCTGGCTGCGGCAGCAGCACCCCGGCAACTTCTCAGGCAGCCCCCGCTTCATCTACGGCTCCTTCAGCCGCCAGCAGCGCCGCCCCCGAATCAGCAGCCGATAAGAAAATCACCGTTGGCTTCATTGTGGGCTCCCGGGAGCATGTATTCTATAACCTGATTGAAGCCGCCATTGTTGAGGAATCCAAAAAGCTTGGCATCGAAGCCATTGTTTACGACGGCGAGCTGGATGCCAACGTTCAGTCCAACCACATCGACAATCTGGTCGCCATGAAGGTGGATGCCATTGCTCTGGCTACCGTAGACGCCGCCGGTGTAGGCCCCGCTATTGATGCCGCCTCCGCTTCCGGTATTCCCTGTTTCACCTTTGATTCAGGCTACGACTCCGATTCCATCATCTGTCACGCTGGCACCGATAACGTGGAAGGCGGCCGTTTGGGCGCTCAGGAAGCTTTGCGCCTTGCCCCTAAAGGAAGCTCAGTCGCCATGATCGGTAACCCTGCCTCCGCCTCGGTTCTGGATCGCCAGAAGGGCTTTGAAGAAGTTATCAAGGCACAGACCGATGTTGAATACCCCTTCTTCGGCAACTACGAAGGCGATGCCAACGTGGCCATGTCTCTGACACAGGATTGGCTGGTTTCCAAACCGGATCTGGCCGTTATTTTCTGTGCCGGTGATCCCGCCGCAACCGGTGCCCTTTCCGCTATCAAGGCCGCAGGAGCCAAGACCCTTGTAGTCGGCTTTGACGGCAACCCCGAAGCCATTGCCGCTATCAAGGATAAGGAAGGCGACGGCCAGTGGTGGGTTTCTGAAATTTCCCAGAACCCCGCTCTTATCGGCACCACCATCACCCAGCAGGTTCACAAGTACCTAACTTCCGGTTCGGTGGATGCGAAACTGATTCCCATTGATCCTTATATCATCACAGCCGAATACATCGAGAAAAACGGCCTGTAA
- a CDS encoding ABC transporter substrate-binding protein, with the protein MMKAPTKTAKLLSLILAFMLVSVLSFTGCGSKPTASAGQGLDLTVYGSCDEEHVARVCEAFEKSTGVKTTFVRMSTGEVYARIKEEAANPQAGVWYGGPNDPYIVAASEGLLAPYEAQNAKNLLSEAYIGEEGRWYGIYSGYIGFICNEDLLKEKNLPVPTSWADLIDPKYQNCISFANPGASGTGYNIVSTLVQLMGEKEAMEYLSALDKNIKQYPKTGGGPSKLVGSGELEIAIGMLHDGITQQKLGYDNVVLSAPSEGTGYEIGATAIIANSKQEEAAKLFIEFALTPECQQIGQEVGAYQFLTVEGAKNPPEADVLSNTKLIDYDFSWSADNRERLVNEWNKYITADKIVV; encoded by the coding sequence ATGATGAAAGCACCAACCAAAACTGCCAAGCTGCTCAGTCTGATTCTTGCATTCATGTTGGTTTCCGTTTTATCTTTTACCGGCTGCGGCTCCAAGCCGACCGCTTCGGCGGGTCAGGGGCTGGATTTGACTGTCTATGGCTCCTGTGATGAGGAACATGTGGCTCGGGTGTGCGAAGCTTTTGAAAAATCCACCGGCGTTAAAACCACCTTTGTCCGCATGAGCACAGGCGAGGTTTATGCCCGCATCAAAGAAGAAGCCGCCAACCCCCAAGCCGGAGTTTGGTATGGCGGCCCCAACGATCCTTACATTGTGGCTGCCTCCGAAGGGCTGTTGGCTCCTTATGAAGCCCAGAACGCCAAAAACCTTCTTTCTGAGGCCTATATCGGTGAGGAAGGCCGCTGGTATGGCATTTACAGCGGTTACATCGGTTTTATCTGCAACGAGGATTTGCTCAAAGAGAAGAACCTGCCTGTTCCCACCTCTTGGGCCGATCTGATTGATCCTAAATATCAAAACTGCATTTCCTTTGCTAATCCCGGCGCTTCCGGCACCGGCTACAACATCGTTTCCACGCTGGTTCAGCTCATGGGCGAAAAAGAAGCCATGGAATACCTGAGCGCACTGGATAAGAACATCAAGCAGTACCCCAAAACCGGCGGCGGCCCCTCTAAGCTGGTGGGCAGCGGAGAATTGGAAATCGCTATCGGTATGCTGCACGATGGCATTACCCAGCAGAAGCTGGGCTACGATAACGTAGTGCTTTCCGCTCCAAGCGAGGGGACCGGCTACGAAATCGGTGCAACCGCCATTATCGCCAATTCCAAGCAGGAAGAAGCCGCCAAGCTCTTTATTGAGTTTGCACTGACCCCCGAGTGCCAGCAAATCGGCCAAGAGGTGGGCGCTTATCAGTTCCTCACAGTTGAGGGTGCCAAAAATCCCCCGGAAGCGGATGTGCTTTCCAACACCAAGCTCATTGACTATGATTTTTCGTGGTCTGCGGATAACCGGGAACGTCTGGTAAATGAATGGAACAAATACATCACTGCCGATAAGATTGTTGTATAA
- a CDS encoding dihydroxyacetone kinase subunit DhaK — protein sequence MKDLMGVFGHRPNALEEALDGIQAAQPGIFERIPSPYSHTLFKKYPRRNRVQVVISGGGSHGPLFTGFVGEGLADGACSGDFANAPNAYTLYEVAKRLNQGKGILFLTNNFAGDFLNNDMAQELLAGEGIPVRTVYATDDLFSARGEPQENRGGLCGIGLLIKLASAAADTGAELDEVFRIVEKGNHRLRSVSVQINPQEQAMEFGAGFSGEKAPHSLPYQNADQLTSELCRWLTNELEAFPGSRYHLAVNRMQQSTYLESAILTGLLKTELEQAGHLVAACSFGAYFNAFNATGFIVSLLAADAELDALLKPAKGYDFTI from the coding sequence ATGAAAGATTTGATGGGTGTTTTTGGTCACCGCCCCAATGCTTTGGAGGAGGCGCTGGACGGCATCCAAGCCGCTCAGCCGGGTATCTTTGAGCGAATCCCCAGCCCCTACAGCCACACACTGTTTAAAAAATACCCCCGGCGAAATCGGGTACAGGTTGTCATCAGCGGCGGCGGAAGCCATGGCCCCCTTTTCACAGGCTTTGTGGGCGAGGGCCTAGCCGACGGCGCTTGCTCGGGGGATTTTGCCAACGCACCCAATGCCTATACCCTATACGAAGTGGCCAAGCGGCTCAATCAAGGAAAGGGCATTCTGTTTCTCACCAACAATTTTGCCGGGGATTTCCTCAACAACGATATGGCGCAGGAGCTATTGGCTGGCGAGGGCATTCCTGTGCGAACTGTTTATGCCACAGACGATCTTTTTAGCGCCCGGGGTGAACCACAAGAAAACCGGGGCGGCCTGTGCGGCATCGGATTGCTGATCAAGCTGGCCAGTGCCGCCGCTGACACAGGAGCGGAGCTGGATGAGGTTTTCCGCATTGTGGAAAAGGGCAATCACCGGCTGCGTTCGGTATCGGTGCAAATCAACCCACAAGAACAAGCGATGGAATTCGGAGCTGGTTTTTCCGGGGAAAAAGCACCCCACAGCCTACCCTATCAAAACGCCGATCAGCTAACCAGTGAGCTTTGCCGCTGGCTTACCAATGAACTGGAGGCATTCCCCGGTTCCCGCTATCATTTAGCAGTCAACCGTATGCAGCAAAGCACCTATCTGGAATCAGCTATTCTCACCGGCCTGCTGAAAACTGAACTGGAACAAGCAGGCCACTTGGTAGCAGCCTGCTCCTTTGGCGCTTATTTCAATGCCTTCAACGCTACCGGCTTTATTGTGAGCCTGCTGGCGGCGGATGCCGAGCTGGACGCTCTGCTAAAACCGGCCAAAGGCTATGATTTTACAATTTGA
- a CDS encoding iron ABC transporter permease: MSGGIAVKKHRKIQNDPLIKTAVLLLILFLLLFIVYPIFSLLLESFAGDGGGVSFAGYMEIWSKRSFRGVFLNTLILGLCSGILATSVGFLFAYVDCYVKTRFGGLFKIISVLPVVSPPFVLSLSAIMLFGRSGFITNKLFGMVDANIYGLHGILIVETLTFFPICYLMLKGLLKNIDPALEEAARNLGASRWETFTTVTLPLLAPGLANAFLITFIEAVADFSNPMMIGGNYSTLATSIYIQAVGAYDLKGATVMAVILLLLSMSLFVLSKYWVESKSVATLTGKASRERMPIGDKSVTVPLSAICLFFTVCVLVFYALVPLGALFKLWGRDYSFSLAHFKYVLTVGIKPFKDSLIFSAIAAPITAIISMIIAYLVVKRRFIGKSFIEFTSLFAMAVPGTVLGLGYIRAFNTGLLGSGFMTLTGTAAIIILAYVVRSLPVGTRSGMSALRQIDKSLEESAYDMGAGSGKVFTSVTLPLIKDSFFSGLVTAFVRSMTATSAVIFLVSPSHQLITPQIMAQADIGRFGVACAYSTLLILIVYSAILLMNLFLKFFGVSRTVVTEGN; this comes from the coding sequence ATGTCAGGGGGTATTGCCGTGAAAAAACACAGGAAAATTCAGAACGATCCGCTCATTAAAACCGCTGTGCTCCTGCTTATTTTGTTTTTACTGCTGTTTATTGTATACCCCATTTTCTCCCTGCTTTTGGAAAGCTTCGCCGGAGATGGTGGCGGGGTTTCTTTTGCCGGTTATATGGAGATATGGTCAAAGCGATCCTTTCGGGGCGTTTTTCTCAACACGCTAATTCTGGGCCTGTGCAGCGGGATACTGGCAACCTCGGTGGGCTTTTTGTTTGCCTATGTGGATTGCTATGTCAAAACCCGATTCGGCGGGCTTTTCAAGATTATATCTGTTCTCCCGGTGGTTTCGCCGCCTTTTGTTCTTTCCCTTTCGGCCATTATGCTTTTTGGCCGAAGCGGTTTTATTACCAACAAGCTGTTCGGCATGGTGGATGCCAACATCTATGGCCTCCACGGCATTCTGATTGTGGAAACACTGACCTTTTTCCCCATCTGCTATCTCATGCTCAAGGGGCTGCTGAAAAACATTGATCCCGCTTTGGAGGAAGCTGCCCGCAATTTAGGGGCTTCCCGGTGGGAAACCTTCACCACCGTTACCCTTCCTTTGCTGGCTCCGGGGCTTGCCAACGCCTTTCTCATAACCTTTATTGAGGCTGTTGCGGATTTTTCCAACCCGATGATGATTGGCGGCAACTACTCCACACTGGCCACTTCTATTTACATACAGGCAGTGGGCGCTTATGATTTAAAGGGTGCCACTGTCATGGCTGTGATTCTTTTACTTCTTTCCATGTCTTTGTTTGTTCTCTCCAAATATTGGGTGGAAAGCAAGAGCGTGGCCACCCTTACCGGAAAAGCCAGCCGGGAACGGATGCCCATTGGGGATAAAAGCGTAACGGTTCCCCTTTCGGCCATTTGCCTGTTTTTCACTGTCTGTGTGCTGGTGTTTTATGCGCTGGTGCCTTTGGGGGCTTTGTTTAAGCTGTGGGGCCGGGATTATTCCTTTAGTTTGGCTCATTTTAAGTATGTGCTGACTGTGGGCATCAAGCCCTTTAAGGATTCGCTGATCTTCTCGGCGATTGCGGCACCCATCACTGCCATTATCTCTATGATTATCGCCTATCTGGTGGTAAAGCGGCGGTTTATCGGCAAGAGCTTTATCGAATTCACCTCCCTTTTCGCCATGGCTGTTCCCGGAACGGTGTTGGGTCTTGGCTATATCCGAGCCTTTAACACCGGCCTGCTGGGCTCCGGCTTTATGACTTTGACCGGCACGGCCGCTATCATCATTCTGGCTTATGTGGTGCGCAGCCTGCCGGTGGGAACACGCTCGGGCATGTCCGCTCTGCGGCAGATTGATAAATCGCTGGAGGAATCCGCCTACGATATGGGAGCCGGTTCCGGCAAGGTTTTCACTTCGGTCACCCTGCCCCTCATTAAGGATTCCTTTTTCAGTGGGCTGGTTACCGCCTTTGTCCGCAGTATGACTGCCACCAGCGCCGTTATCTTTCTGGTTTCGCCATCCCACCAGCTGATTACGCCCCAGATTATGGCACAGGCGGATATCGGGCGGTTCGGCGTGGCCTGCGCTTATTCAACGCTGCTGATTCTTATTGTATACAGCGCCATTCTGCTCATGAACCTCTTCCTGAAATTCTTCGGAGTCAGCCGCACTGTTGTTACGGAGGGAAACTGA
- a CDS encoding sugar ABC transporter ATP-binding protein: MENKREPTPILQVKNITKLFPGARALSDVSIDFYPGEAHALVGENGAGKSTLVKIISGVYTPTEGSIVYDGQERQFKNPRQALDEGISIIHQELSIANHLTVAENIFLGMEPHKGMLLSRREMNQKAQEVLDGMGAKLEATSLAGSLSAAQQQLIEIAKIIVKNSRIVIMDEPTSSLSDSEIFALFRQIEILKQNHVAIIYITHRMKELPVVCARVTVLRDGQKVRTMLLSETTEAEIVGSMVGRELKDYYNKKEHTPGKEMLRVENLTVSGVFSDISFTAYAGEILGIAGLVGAKRTDVLESIFAARQPDAGQVFLEGQPVKLRSPKEAIESGLGFVTEDRRSTGLMLKAKIKDNVSLPSLLRTAKRMAGLSFINTKWEKEITTEYYKKLKVRAPGIYTEVSHLSGGNQQKIILAKWLVAQSKILLLDEPTRGIDVNAKSEFYSLMNEFVEQGGCIVMVSSELPEILGVSDRILVMREGRISGELSREEANEYSVIQLSSLHSGS, translated from the coding sequence ATGGAAAACAAGAGGGAACCAACCCCTATTCTACAGGTGAAGAACATCACCAAATTGTTTCCGGGCGCCCGGGCTCTCAGCGATGTATCCATTGATTTTTACCCCGGAGAGGCCCATGCTCTGGTGGGTGAAAACGGAGCCGGAAAATCCACACTGGTTAAAATCATTTCCGGTGTGTATACCCCCACAGAGGGCAGTATTGTATACGATGGGCAGGAACGCCAGTTCAAAAACCCCCGCCAAGCCTTGGATGAGGGCATCTCCATTATCCATCAGGAGCTGAGTATTGCCAATCACCTGACCGTGGCGGAAAACATCTTCCTCGGCATGGAGCCCCACAAAGGAATGCTGCTGAGCCGCCGTGAAATGAACCAAAAAGCACAAGAGGTCTTGGACGGCATGGGTGCCAAGCTAGAGGCCACCAGTCTGGCCGGATCGCTCAGCGCTGCACAGCAGCAGCTGATCGAAATCGCCAAAATCATTGTGAAAAACTCCCGGATTGTTATTATGGATGAGCCTACCTCATCCCTGTCGGATAGTGAAATCTTCGCTTTGTTCCGGCAGATTGAAATACTCAAGCAGAATCATGTCGCCATTATTTACATAACACACCGCATGAAGGAGCTGCCCGTTGTCTGCGCAAGGGTTACCGTTCTGCGGGATGGCCAAAAGGTCAGAACCATGCTGCTTTCTGAAACCACCGAAGCCGAAATTGTCGGCAGTATGGTGGGACGTGAGCTAAAGGATTACTACAACAAAAAAGAGCACACACCGGGCAAAGAAATGCTCCGGGTGGAAAACCTCACGGTAAGCGGCGTTTTCAGCGACATTTCCTTCACCGCCTATGCCGGGGAAATTCTCGGCATCGCCGGTCTTGTAGGAGCCAAACGCACCGATGTGCTGGAAAGCATTTTTGCCGCCCGCCAGCCGGATGCAGGGCAGGTCTTTCTGGAAGGTCAGCCCGTAAAGCTCCGCAGCCCCAAGGAGGCCATCGAGAGTGGCCTTGGGTTTGTAACAGAGGATCGCCGCAGCACCGGACTGATGCTCAAGGCGAAAATAAAGGACAACGTTTCTCTCCCCAGCCTGCTGCGCACCGCCAAACGTATGGCAGGCCTTTCCTTCATCAATACAAAGTGGGAGAAAGAAATCACGACTGAATACTATAAAAAGCTAAAGGTGCGTGCACCCGGTATTTACACAGAGGTCAGCCATCTTTCCGGGGGCAACCAGCAAAAAATCATCCTTGCCAAATGGCTGGTGGCTCAGTCGAAGATACTTCTGTTGGATGAGCCCACCCGCGGCATTGATGTAAACGCCAAATCTGAATTTTACAGCCTGATGAACGAGTTTGTGGAGCAGGGCGGCTGCATTGTTATGGTCTCTTCTGAGCTCCCGGAAATCCTGGGGGTCAGCGACCGGATTCTAGTCATGCGGGAAGGGCGCATCAGCGGCGAGCTTTCCCGGGAGGAAGCCAACGAATACAGCGTGATTCAGCTTTCCAGCCTTCACAGCGGCAGTTGA
- a CDS encoding ABC transporter permease: protein MVNVKSWMSKNAVVVFLLIIVVAFSLASPTFLTMGNLINVTSQMSINALLATGITFVIITGGIDISLGSVAAFAGIFSAFVGLRFPNMSTGSSLLIQVGSAIVIGGICGLFNGMMITRFRVVPMIATLAMMTMARGFAYVVTGGQPVYGLSNNFAWLGAGRILPTEDMQLGVIPIITLFTIVVVVLMHILLTKTVFGRHVYAVGSNESVAHLSGINVKNVKLRVHILCSIMAALGGVCVASRLNNGQPASCDGYEMFAIASTVLGGTSLTGGSGSVARAMMGVAIIAIINNGMNLLQVSSYWQKVITGLIILFAVIVDMAQKNQKN from the coding sequence ATGGTAAATGTTAAAAGCTGGATGAGCAAAAATGCAGTGGTTGTCTTTCTGCTGATTATCGTGGTGGCTTTCAGTCTGGCAAGCCCCACCTTTTTAACAATGGGTAATCTCATCAATGTCACCTCCCAGATGTCCATCAATGCACTGCTGGCCACCGGCATCACCTTTGTGATTATAACCGGCGGCATCGATATCAGCCTTGGTTCTGTGGCCGCCTTTGCCGGAATCTTTTCTGCCTTTGTGGGATTGCGGTTCCCCAATATGTCCACTGGCTCCAGCCTGCTGATTCAGGTGGGGAGCGCCATTGTCATCGGCGGCATCTGCGGCCTTTTTAACGGGATGATGATCACCCGCTTCCGGGTTGTTCCCATGATCGCCACACTGGCTATGATGACCATGGCCCGGGGCTTTGCCTATGTGGTCACCGGCGGCCAGCCGGTATATGGGCTGAGCAATAACTTTGCCTGGCTGGGAGCCGGGCGCATCCTGCCCACAGAGGATATGCAGCTGGGCGTTATCCCTATCATCACCCTATTCACCATTGTGGTGGTGGTTCTCATGCACATTCTGCTGACCAAAACCGTTTTTGGGCGGCATGTTTATGCAGTGGGCAGCAACGAAAGTGTGGCGCACCTCAGCGGCATTAACGTGAAAAATGTCAAGCTTCGGGTACATATTCTCTGCTCCATTATGGCGGCTCTGGGTGGTGTGTGCGTAGCCTCCCGGCTTAACAACGGCCAGCCCGCCTCCTGCGATGGATACGAAATGTTTGCTATTGCCTCCACCGTGCTGGGCGGAACCAGCCTCACCGGCGGCAGCGGCAGTGTGGCCCGTGCTATGATGGGCGTGGCTATTATCGCCATCATCAACAACGGCATGAATCTTTTACAGGTTTCCTCCTACTGGCAGAAGGTCATAACCGGCTTGATTATTCTATTTGCCGTTATTGTGGATATGGCGCAGAAAAATCAAAAGAATTAG